In Scylla paramamosain isolate STU-SP2022 chromosome 1, ASM3559412v1, whole genome shotgun sequence, one DNA window encodes the following:
- the LOC135101329 gene encoding uncharacterized protein LOC135101329, translated as MKELELRNLNSTPCLAHNTATAAARRQRARRCRAPSMTGVTVLMVLVAGLVLPADSQSASEVDATRETSHHHKRDHRHSDLQDLPQARIESNVRPISSQTLQWRSERKKPYSGPYLSSKWNDPVRATHNSFPKGVKTGPERVSSVQKEDLSERQKRTEAEKSSSSSWQGSNHLRLKDGGYEGLVVEVSPGVEQTDCKPIVDGIQVST; from the coding sequence ATGAAAGAACTCGAGCTTCGAAACCTTAACTCGACTCCTTGTCTGGCCCACAATACGGCCACCGCCGCCGCACGCCGCCAGAGGGCCAGGCGTTGCCGAGCGCCCTCCATGACGGGCGTGACGGTTCTGATGGTGCTTGTGGCCGGCCTCGTGCTGCCCGCCGACTCGCAATCCGCCTCTGAGGTGGACGCGACGCGCGAGACGAGTCACCACCACAAGCGAGACCATCGCCACAGCGACCTGCAAGATCTCCCTCAGGCCCGCATCGAATCGAACGTCCGGCCCATCTCCAGCCAGACGCTGCAGTGGAGAAGTGAGCGGAAGAAGCCGTATAGCGGGCCGTATCTCAGCTCTAAGTGGAATGACCCAGTCAGGGCCACTCATAACTCTTTCCCAAAGGGCGTAAAGACTGGCCCCGAGCGCGTGTCCTCGGTCCAGAAAGAGGACCTCTCAGAAAGGCAAAAGCGAACTGAAGCTGAAAAATCGTCCTCGTCCAGCTGGCAAGGGAGCAACCACCTGCGCCTGAAGGACGGCGGGTACGAggggctggtggtggaggtgagccCCGGCGTGGAACAGACGGACTGCAAGCCCATCGTCGACGGCATACAGGTGAGTACCTGA